The stretch of DNA CATTCCCATATCAGATTGCATGCCTTGACAGTTACCACCACCATAAGCGAAAGCTCCTGTCGTTCCTAGGGCAACTAGAGTTGCTAGCGTTAAGATTGTCTTTTTCATTGTGTACTCCTTAAAAGTTTTATGATGAAATCTTACAAGAGCGCTATTAACAAGCTTTTAACGGTTTGTTAACAGACCTTAACAACCAAAATTTAAACTACTTTTTGATAAAATCTTGATCTTCAAAATCTTACATGTAAAGAGAACAATAGTGGATCTAGAATATTATGAAGTATTAGAAATTACCAGAAATGCAGACGCTACAGAGATTAAAAAAGCGTATCGAAAATTGGCACTTCAGTACCATCCCGATCGCAATCAAGGCGACAAAGAAGCTGAAGAAAAATTCAAAGCCATCAATGAAGCTTATCAAGTTTTAAGTGATGAACAAAAACGCTCTACTTACGATCGTTATGGTAAATCTGGACTTGACTCTCAGGGCTTTAGCCACTTCTCCGATATGCGCTACGAAGACATCATGGGTGATCTTGGCTCCATTTTTGAGTCAGTTTTTGGTGGAGGATTTAGCAGTGGTGGTTTTGGCGGAGGCGGATCAAAACAAAATCGCAAATACAACTTGGATCTTGAAGCTGAAGTCACTTTAGCATTTAATGAAGCTATTTTTGGAACCAAAAAAGAGGTGAGCTTTTCCTACAAAAAACCTTGTGACACTTGCGATGGCACTGGAAGCAAGGACAAATCAAAAGCGACATGTAAAGAGTGTAAAGGCAAAGGTCAAGTCTTTTACCGACAAGGCTTTATGACCTTTTCGCAAACGTGTCCTGAGTGTAATGGCAAAGGCAGTGTCGTAACGAACCCTTGCCCAAGTTGTAATGCCAAAGGCTTTTCACAAGTGGACGATAAAGTCACTATCGACATTCCAGAAGGCATCGACAACAACAATCGCATCCGTGTTGCAGGTCGTGGTAACATCGATGAACGAGGTACTAGAGGTGATCTTTACATCTTGGTACATGTCAAAGAAGATGAGCATTTTGTACGCCATAACGATGATATTTACATTGAAGTACCTGTATTTTTTACGCAAGTAGCACTCGGTGAAACCATCAAAATCCCAACGATTCGTGGTGAAACAGAGCTTGAGCTACCTTTAGGGGCAAAAGACAAACAACAGTTTATCTTCAAAAAAGAGGGTGTTAAGAACGTTCATACTCATCAATTGGGTGGTATGATCGCTCAGATTTCAATCCGCTACCCTAAAAAACTCACCAAAGAGCAAAAAGAATTGCTTACAAAACTGCAAGAAGAATTTGGTGTTGAAACCAAACACAAAGACGAG from Sulfurospirillum oryzae encodes:
- the dnaJ gene encoding molecular chaperone DnaJ, which translates into the protein MDLEYYEVLEITRNADATEIKKAYRKLALQYHPDRNQGDKEAEEKFKAINEAYQVLSDEQKRSTYDRYGKSGLDSQGFSHFSDMRYEDIMGDLGSIFESVFGGGFSSGGFGGGGSKQNRKYNLDLEAEVTLAFNEAIFGTKKEVSFSYKKPCDTCDGTGSKDKSKATCKECKGKGQVFYRQGFMTFSQTCPECNGKGSVVTNPCPSCNAKGFSQVDDKVTIDIPEGIDNNNRIRVAGRGNIDERGTRGDLYILVHVKEDEHFVRHNDDIYIEVPVFFTQVALGETIKIPTIRGETELELPLGAKDKQQFIFKKEGVKNVHTHQLGGMIAQISIRYPKKLTKEQKELLTKLQEEFGVETKHKDEKYEGVFDKIKSWFN